One segment of Streptomyces roseifaciens DNA contains the following:
- the arfB gene encoding alternative ribosome rescue aminoacyl-tRNA hydrolase ArfB: protein MGGMSGPYVIRGSVSLPEAELQWRFSRSSGPGGQHVNTSDSQVELRFDLARTEALPEVWKERALAKLAARLVGGVVVVRASEHRSQWRNRETAAVRLASLLAEASAPPPRPRRATKIPRGINERRLRQKKQRAETKRGRTGKDWG from the coding sequence ATGGGGGGCATGTCCGGCCCCTACGTCATCCGCGGCTCGGTCTCCCTGCCGGAGGCCGAGCTCCAGTGGCGTTTCTCCCGTTCCTCCGGCCCCGGCGGCCAGCACGTCAACACGAGCGACAGCCAGGTCGAGCTGCGGTTCGACCTCGCCCGCACGGAAGCGCTGCCCGAGGTCTGGAAGGAACGCGCCCTGGCCAAGCTCGCCGCCCGGCTCGTCGGCGGCGTCGTGGTCGTGCGCGCCTCGGAGCACCGCTCGCAGTGGCGCAACCGCGAGACCGCCGCCGTCCGGCTCGCCTCGCTGCTCGCCGAGGCGAGCGCCCCGCCGCCCCGCCCGCGGCGCGCCACGAAGATCCCGCGCGGGATCAACGAGCGGCGGCTGCGGCAGAAGAAGCAGCGCGCCGAGACCAAGCGCGGGCGCACCGGTAAGGACTGGGGCTAG
- a CDS encoding flavin reductase family protein, which translates to MLQTTPPYETAIAHSEGVSADEFRAALARLAAGVVLVTAHDPEHGPRGEDVGMTATAFLSVSLEPPLVMVSVRNDSRMDDLLERQPLWAVSVLSESQRHIAGRFAMKGRISDRLLFEDIPYASGTATGAPLVRGALSTLECRTEQRVTAGDHTLVIGRVLTATAPTTESGPLMYFKGKYRQLG; encoded by the coding sequence GTGTTGCAGACGACCCCGCCCTACGAGACCGCCATAGCCCATTCTGAAGGGGTGAGCGCCGATGAGTTCCGTGCCGCCCTCGCCCGCCTCGCCGCCGGCGTGGTGCTGGTGACCGCGCACGATCCGGAGCACGGACCGCGCGGCGAGGACGTCGGAATGACGGCGACCGCCTTCCTGTCCGTCTCGCTCGAACCGCCTCTCGTCATGGTGAGCGTTCGCAACGATTCCCGCATGGACGACCTCCTGGAGCGGCAGCCGCTGTGGGCGGTGTCCGTCCTCTCCGAGAGCCAGCGGCACATCGCCGGACGCTTCGCGATGAAGGGACGGATCAGCGACCGGCTGCTCTTCGAGGACATCCCCTACGCGTCCGGGACGGCGACCGGCGCGCCGCTCGTACGGGGCGCGCTGTCGACTCTGGAGTGCCGGACGGAACAGCGGGTGACGGCCGGGGACCACACGCTGGTGATCGGCAGGGTGCTCACGGCGACGGCGCCGACGACGGAGAGCGGGCCGCTCATGTACTTCAAGGGGAAGTACCGGCAGCTGGGGTGA
- the cdgB gene encoding diguanylate cyclase CdgB, whose translation METESEPYVRLATLRGLHQVVADLNTARSLADTLQTVADGIVTGLGYELSAVNLVRPDGDLVVAAVAGSAGAEALLAGRVGSRVSWERRLAMADQWGSLRFIPYTEGWVLDNDDVPQWHTAGPAPRFPDEWHPMDRLFAPMYTAGAAGGELLGVISVDKPRNGRRPGAWGREALQMYAFQAAIAISNARLRANMQRALVRLEREQQALRASEESFRQAFEYAPSGMAIAEMGGDQHGRLHRTNDALCRLLGRSASQMRRYSFSDLVHPEDIGTLLRTSAEGGRAELRLARRDGTYVWVSLRNSVVADAADGPRFLLTHVEDIEERKRHELQLAHRASHDSLTGLPNSAELRARLSSRLCSRAPGSEPHAAAVAAPYGCLDGFAEVEGVDGAAAAGVGAAGLAGMAAGGVYGSGRAGPYAHGFGSELGPEHAPDCGPDYAPDEIGCGDHDGAYPGHVHAIAPPEDGEDDGTKGLAVLFCDLDGFKAINDRFGHHTGDAVLIEVARRLSNGVREGDTVARLGGDEFVVLADGLAQADAEDLAVRLRSAIVPPIRVDGRAVRVGASFGIGWAGCGMSADEVLHSADQRMYVEKRSRAKAGRRAG comes from the coding sequence ATGGAGACCGAGTCGGAGCCGTATGTCCGCCTGGCCACCTTGCGCGGGCTGCATCAGGTGGTGGCCGATCTGAACACGGCGCGAAGTCTCGCGGACACCTTGCAGACCGTCGCGGACGGCATCGTCACCGGGCTCGGGTACGAGCTCTCGGCCGTCAATCTCGTACGGCCCGACGGTGACCTCGTCGTCGCCGCCGTCGCCGGCAGCGCCGGCGCCGAAGCGCTGCTGGCCGGGCGGGTCGGCTCGCGCGTCTCCTGGGAGCGGCGGCTGGCCATGGCCGACCAGTGGGGCTCGCTGCGCTTCATCCCGTACACCGAGGGCTGGGTCCTCGACAACGACGACGTGCCCCAGTGGCACACCGCCGGCCCGGCGCCCCGCTTCCCGGACGAGTGGCACCCCATGGACCGCCTCTTCGCCCCCATGTACACCGCGGGCGCCGCGGGCGGCGAGCTCCTCGGCGTGATCTCCGTCGACAAGCCGCGCAACGGCCGCCGGCCCGGCGCCTGGGGTCGCGAGGCGCTGCAGATGTACGCCTTCCAGGCCGCCATCGCGATCAGCAACGCCCGGCTGCGGGCCAACATGCAGCGCGCCCTCGTCCGCCTGGAGCGGGAGCAGCAGGCCCTGCGCGCCAGTGAGGAAAGCTTCCGCCAGGCCTTCGAGTACGCGCCCAGCGGCATGGCCATCGCCGAGATGGGCGGCGATCAGCACGGCCGCCTGCACCGCACCAACGACGCCCTGTGCCGCCTCCTCGGCCGCTCCGCGTCCCAGATGCGCCGCTATTCGTTCTCCGACCTCGTCCACCCCGAGGACATCGGCACGCTCCTGCGCACCTCCGCCGAGGGCGGCCGCGCCGAGCTGCGGCTCGCCCGCCGCGACGGCACCTACGTGTGGGTGTCGCTGCGCAACTCCGTCGTGGCCGACGCCGCCGACGGGCCGCGCTTCCTGCTCACCCACGTCGAGGACATCGAGGAGCGCAAGCGGCACGAGCTGCAGCTCGCCCACCGCGCCAGCCACGACTCGCTGACCGGCCTGCCCAACAGTGCCGAGCTGCGGGCCCGGCTCAGCAGCCGGCTGTGCAGCCGCGCGCCCGGCAGCGAGCCCCACGCGGCCGCCGTGGCCGCGCCCTACGGCTGTCTCGACGGCTTCGCCGAGGTGGAGGGCGTGGACGGGGCGGCGGCCGCGGGCGTGGGCGCGGCCGGCCTGGCCGGGATGGCCGCGGGCGGCGTGTACGGGTCCGGGCGGGCCGGGCCGTACGCGCACGGCTTCGGCTCCGAGCTCGGCCCCGAGCACGCGCCGGACTGCGGGCCCGACTACGCCCCCGACGAGATCGGCTGCGGCGACCACGACGGCGCCTACCCCGGGCATGTCCACGCCATAGCCCCGCCCGAGGACGGTGAGGACGACGGGACCAAGGGCCTGGCGGTCCTCTTCTGCGACCTCGACGGCTTCAAGGCGATCAACGACCGCTTCGGGCACCACACGGGAGACGCCGTCCTCATAGAGGTCGCCCGCCGGCTCAGCAACGGCGTGCGCGAAGGCGACACGGTCGCCCGCCTCGGCGGCGACGAATTCGTCGTCCTCGCGGACGGCCTCGCCCAGGCCGACGCGGAGGATCTCGCCGTACGGCTGCGCAGCGCCATCGTCCCGCCGATAAGGGTTGACGGCCGGGCGGTGCGGGTAGGCGCGAGTTTCGGCATCGGCTGGGCAGGCTGCGGAATGTCCGCCGACGAGGTGCTCCACTCCGCCGACCAGCGCATGTACGTCGAAAAACGGTCACGCGCCAAGGCGGGTCGGCGGGCGGGCTGA
- a CDS encoding carbohydrate-binding protein, giving the protein MTAGNNGTGTPENDDPFAHLYRSEGGEGPHDNAPAAPQPGVPRTSYNQVRTVGSRQYGPRQPQSQPQPPHAQQPSPHYAAPETLPGGLPRQPASHGGHGGHGGGSRPKRTGLLVAAIAVVAVVAGGIAVAMLNNSGTSDDTNTQASSGGDQKQSQDEDKKKPSKDPEKKKEPDNPSAVGKLKRDASSLRLVGSAATSHEVHGAKAENGAYVGINQVGAGIEWEVDVPSGGDYRLYATYGVPGTDNDLSVATNGATASYPIKMKNFGNAKPGEWVNFWVNSWTQVTLKPGKNTIKMSCEQGNKCDVHIDQVWLQPGGA; this is encoded by the coding sequence ATGACGGCCGGTAATAACGGCACGGGTACGCCGGAGAACGACGACCCGTTCGCGCACCTGTACCGCTCGGAGGGCGGCGAGGGGCCTCACGACAACGCCCCGGCCGCGCCGCAGCCGGGCGTCCCCCGCACTTCGTACAACCAGGTACGGACGGTCGGTTCACGCCAGTACGGCCCGCGCCAGCCGCAGTCGCAGCCGCAGCCGCCGCACGCTCAGCAGCCGTCGCCGCACTATGCGGCGCCGGAGACCCTGCCGGGCGGCCTCCCGCGGCAGCCGGCGTCCCACGGCGGCCACGGTGGTCACGGCGGCGGCTCCCGGCCGAAGCGGACCGGCCTGCTGGTGGCGGCCATAGCCGTCGTCGCGGTGGTGGCGGGCGGCATCGCGGTGGCGATGCTGAACAACAGCGGCACGAGTGACGACACGAACACTCAGGCGTCCTCCGGGGGCGACCAGAAGCAGTCGCAGGACGAGGACAAGAAGAAGCCGTCCAAGGACCCGGAGAAGAAGAAGGAGCCGGACAACCCGTCGGCGGTCGGGAAGCTCAAGCGGGATGCGTCGAGCCTGAGGCTGGTCGGCAGCGCCGCCACGTCGCATGAGGTGCACGGAGCCAAGGCCGAGAACGGTGCGTACGTAGGCATCAATCAGGTGGGTGCCGGCATCGAGTGGGAGGTGGACGTCCCCAGCGGTGGCGACTACCGGCTGTACGCCACCTACGGAGTGCCCGGCACGGACAACGACCTTTCGGTCGCCACCAATGGCGCCACGGCCTCCTATCCCATAAAGATGAAGAACTTCGGCAATGCCAAGCCCGGTGAGTGGGTGAACTTCTGGGTGAACTCCTGGACCCAGGTCACGCTCAAGCCGGGCAAGAACACCATCAAGATGTCCTGCGAGCAGGGCAACAAGTGCGACGTGCACATCGACCAGGTCTGGCTGCAGCCCGGCGGCGCGTGA
- a CDS encoding class II fructose-bisphosphate aldolase: protein MPLVHTRELITAGRALCAFNVITVEHAEAIAAGAEAANRPAVLQISENAVKFHGGRLGPIAAATAAVATASSARLSLHLDHVENEALLRQAHAHGFSSVMFDASKLPYGDNVKATAEAARWGHERDIWVEAELGRVGGKAGDAHTPGVRTDPAEAAAYVADTGVDALAVAVGSAHAMTERTATLDHALIASLRAAVPVPLVLHGSSGVPDTELRRAVAAGMTKINVGTALNKACTGAIRAFLEAHPSTTDPRKYLTPARAAMTETVAGFLRTVSG from the coding sequence ATGCCACTCGTCCACACCAGGGAACTCATCACCGCAGGCCGCGCCCTGTGCGCTTTCAACGTCATCACGGTCGAACACGCCGAAGCCATCGCGGCCGGCGCGGAAGCCGCGAACCGCCCCGCGGTTCTGCAGATCTCGGAGAACGCCGTCAAATTCCACGGGGGACGACTGGGCCCCATCGCCGCCGCGACGGCGGCGGTGGCGACCGCCTCGTCGGCGCGCCTGTCCCTCCACCTGGACCACGTGGAGAACGAGGCGCTCCTGCGCCAGGCGCACGCCCACGGCTTCAGCTCGGTGATGTTCGACGCCTCGAAACTCCCTTACGGAGACAACGTCAAAGCAACGGCGGAAGCGGCCCGTTGGGGCCACGAACGCGACATCTGGGTGGAGGCGGAACTGGGCCGCGTAGGCGGAAAGGCGGGCGACGCGCACACCCCGGGCGTACGCACTGACCCGGCGGAAGCGGCGGCCTACGTGGCGGATACAGGCGTCGACGCCCTGGCCGTGGCGGTGGGCAGCGCCCACGCAATGACGGAACGCACGGCGACCCTGGACCACGCCCTGATCGCGTCCCTACGGGCCGCCGTCCCCGTCCCCCTGGTCCTCCACGGCTCGTCGGGCGTCCCGGACACGGAACTCCGCCGGGCGGTCGCCGCCGGAATGACGAAAATCAACGTGGGCACGGCCCTGAACAAGGCCTGCACAGGCGCGATCCGCGCCTTCCTGGAAGCCCACCCCTCCACCACGGACCCGCGCAAGTACCTGACCCCTGCGCGGGCTGCGATGACGGAGACGGTCGCGGGATTCCTCCGGACCGTCTCCGGGTGA
- a CDS encoding 1-phosphofructokinase family hexose kinase → MILTVTLNAALDLTYRVPRLQPHASHHVTAAAERPGGKGVNVARVLAALGHTTVVTGFAGGTTGETLRRHLAEGAPGGGAELVDSLVPILGTTRRTVAVVDASTGDTTQLNETGPDVTAEEWAAFTDTYTRLLREARAVALCGSLPPGVPVGAYAHLIRQARAARVPVLLDTSGEPLRRGIAARPDLVTPNTAELAALTGSTEPLRAALDARRRGAHAIAATLGPEGVLAVTPDGRWHAAPPHRLTGNPTGAGDSAAAGLLSALVEGLPWPDRLTRAVALAAATVKAPTAGEFDPATYEDVLPHVKVTAA, encoded by the coding sequence GTGATCCTCACGGTCACGCTCAACGCAGCGCTCGATCTGACCTATCGCGTCCCGCGGCTGCAGCCGCACGCGTCGCACCACGTCACGGCCGCCGCCGAACGGCCCGGCGGCAAGGGCGTCAACGTGGCCCGCGTCCTCGCCGCCCTCGGCCACACCACGGTGGTCACGGGCTTCGCGGGCGGCACGACGGGCGAGACCCTGCGCCGCCACCTCGCCGAGGGCGCCCCCGGCGGCGGGGCGGAGCTCGTCGACTCCCTCGTCCCCATCCTCGGCACCACGCGCCGCACGGTCGCCGTCGTGGACGCCTCCACCGGCGACACCACCCAGCTCAACGAGACCGGACCGGACGTCACCGCCGAGGAGTGGGCGGCGTTCACGGACACCTACACGCGCCTGCTGCGCGAGGCCCGCGCCGTCGCCCTGTGCGGGAGCCTGCCGCCGGGCGTACCGGTCGGGGCGTATGCCCATCTCATCCGGCAGGCGCGCGCCGCCCGCGTCCCCGTCCTGCTGGACACCAGCGGCGAACCGCTGCGCCGCGGCATCGCCGCCCGCCCCGACCTGGTCACCCCCAACACGGCCGAACTCGCGGCCCTCACCGGCTCCACGGAGCCCCTCCGCGCGGCCCTGGACGCCCGCCGCCGCGGCGCCCACGCCATCGCCGCGACGCTCGGCCCGGAGGGCGTGCTCGCCGTGACCCCCGACGGCCGCTGGCACGCGGCCCCGCCCCACCGCCTCACCGGCAACCCGACCGGCGCCGGCGACTCCGCCGCGGCCGGCCTCCTGTCGGCGCTCGTCGAGGGCCTCCCCTGGCCGGACCGCCTGACCCGGGCCGTGGCCCTGGCCGCGGCCACCGTAAAGGCCCCCACGGCAGGCGAATTCGACCCCGCGACGTACGAGGACGTGCTGCCGCACGTGAAGGTCACGGCGGCCTGA
- the nagA gene encoding N-acetylglucosamine-6-phosphate deacetylase, translating into MVERTVLAGARVVLPTGVVEDGRVTVEGRRIAANESGEQATLDLSGHWIVPGFVDMHVHGGGGASFSAGDPEEALTAIRTHRAHGTTTMVASTVTGDLDDLARQAAVLSELTEQGDLAGIHFEGPFISPHRCGAHQPELLRDPQPADVRKLVDAARGAARMMTLAPELAGGLDSVRLLAEHGVVAAVGHTDSSYEATLEAIEAGATVATHLFNAMPGLLHRAPGPIAALLEDERVTVELINDGTHLHPAVLELAFARAGADRVAFITDAMGAAGMSDGMYPLGPMSVEVKDGVARIADGPTAGSIAGSTLTLDTAFKRAVTIDKLTVGQAVRALSANPARLLGVADRVGSLEPGKDADLVVFDASYDLVGVMRKGEWVVRP; encoded by the coding sequence ATGGTCGAACGAACGGTTCTCGCCGGCGCCCGCGTGGTGCTGCCGACCGGCGTGGTCGAGGACGGGCGGGTGACGGTCGAGGGCCGGCGGATCGCCGCGAACGAGAGCGGCGAGCAGGCCACGCTCGACCTCTCGGGCCACTGGATCGTCCCCGGCTTCGTGGACATGCACGTCCACGGCGGCGGCGGCGCGTCCTTCTCGGCGGGCGACCCCGAGGAGGCCCTGACCGCGATCCGTACGCACCGCGCGCACGGCACCACGACCATGGTCGCCTCCACCGTCACCGGCGACCTGGACGACCTCGCCCGGCAGGCGGCCGTCCTCTCCGAGCTGACCGAGCAGGGCGACCTGGCGGGCATCCACTTCGAGGGCCCGTTCATCTCCCCGCACCGCTGCGGCGCCCACCAGCCGGAGCTGCTGCGCGACCCGCAGCCGGCGGACGTCCGCAAGCTGGTCGACGCGGCGCGCGGCGCGGCCCGCATGATGACGCTGGCCCCGGAGCTGGCGGGCGGCCTCGACTCCGTCCGGCTGCTCGCCGAGCACGGCGTCGTCGCCGCCGTCGGCCACACGGACTCGTCCTACGAGGCGACCCTGGAGGCCATCGAGGCGGGCGCGACCGTCGCCACCCACCTCTTCAACGCGATGCCGGGCCTTCTGCACCGCGCCCCCGGCCCGATCGCGGCGCTCCTGGAGGACGAGCGGGTCACCGTCGAGCTGATCAACGACGGCACGCACCTGCACCCCGCCGTCCTGGAGCTGGCGTTCGCCCGCGCCGGCGCGGACCGGGTCGCGTTCATCACCGACGCGATGGGCGCGGCCGGCATGAGCGACGGCATGTACCCGCTCGGCCCGATGAGCGTCGAGGTCAAGGACGGCGTGGCCCGGATCGCCGACGGCCCGACGGCGGGTTCGATCGCGGGCTCGACGCTGACCCTGGACACGGCGTTCAAGCGCGCGGTGACGATCGACAAGCTGACGGTGGGCCAGGCGGTACGGGCCCTCTCGGCGAACCCGGCGCGGCTGCTGGGCGTGGCCGACCGGGTCGGCTCCCTGGAGCCCGGCAAGGATGCGGATCTGGTCGTTTTCGACGCCTCGTACGACCTGGTGGGCGTCATGCGCAAGGGCGAATGGGTGGTCAGGCCCTAA
- a CDS encoding ROK family protein, translated as MRHVIALDVGGTAIKAALIGPDHELLHEARRPTGRDRGPDAVITGILDFAAELAATGEAAFGEPAAAAGIAVPGIVDAGTGTAVYAANLGWRDVPLRDLLSRRLGGTPVALGHDVRTGGLAEGRIGAGEGTDRFLFVALGTGIAGAIGVEGRIEAGAHGGAGEIGHVRVHPGPDARPCGCGGRGCLETLASAAAVSRAWAEASGDPEADAADCARAVDAGDPRARAVWQEAVDALADGLVVAHTLLDPRTLIVGGGLAEAGETLFAPLRAAIAERITFQQLPRIVPAALGDAAGCLGAGLLAWDLLTTHLTEVSA; from the coding sequence GTGAGACACGTCATCGCGCTCGACGTAGGCGGCACCGCCATCAAGGCCGCCCTGATCGGCCCGGACCACGAACTGCTGCACGAGGCCCGCCGCCCGACCGGCCGCGACCGGGGCCCGGACGCCGTCATAACCGGCATCCTGGACTTCGCCGCCGAGCTCGCGGCCACCGGCGAGGCCGCCTTCGGCGAGCCCGCGGCCGCGGCGGGCATCGCCGTGCCCGGCATCGTGGACGCCGGCACCGGCACGGCCGTCTACGCCGCCAACCTCGGCTGGCGCGACGTCCCCCTGCGCGATCTGCTGAGCCGCCGCCTGGGCGGCACCCCCGTGGCCCTCGGCCACGACGTCCGTACCGGCGGCCTCGCCGAGGGCCGCATCGGCGCGGGCGAGGGCACGGACCGCTTCCTGTTCGTCGCCCTCGGCACCGGCATCGCCGGCGCCATCGGCGTCGAGGGCCGCATCGAGGCCGGCGCCCACGGCGGCGCGGGCGAGATCGGCCACGTCCGCGTACACCCCGGCCCGGATGCCCGGCCGTGCGGCTGCGGCGGCCGCGGCTGCCTGGAGACCCTCGCGTCCGCCGCCGCGGTCAGCCGCGCCTGGGCGGAGGCGAGCGGCGACCCGGAGGCCGACGCCGCGGACTGCGCGCGCGCCGTCGACGCCGGCGACCCGCGCGCCCGCGCCGTCTGGCAGGAGGCCGTCGACGCCCTCGCGGACGGCCTCGTCGTCGCCCACACCCTGCTGGACCCGCGCACGCTGATCGTCGGCGGCGGCCTCGCCGAGGCCGGCGAGACCCTCTTCGCCCCGCTGCGCGCGGCGATCGCGGAGCGCATCACCTTCCAGCAGCTCCCCCGCATCGTCCCGGCGGCCCTCGGCGACGCCGCCGGCTGCCTGGGCGCGGGCCTGCTCGCCTGGGACCTGCTCACCACCCACCTCACGGAGGTTTCCGCCTGA
- a CDS encoding SIS domain-containing protein, translated as MSEPSLTPSLTSAEITTQPACWRRATEAAAGAGAGASARATGLPRPGERVAVTGCGTSWFMAQAYAALREASGQGETDAFPASEFPVMRTYDRLVVITRSGTTTEVLDLIEEVRERWEVFALTADPASPVVRAADEAAVLDWADEESVVQTRFATTALAYLRAGLEASGALPAGVKGMAEAATDAETALKDPLPPEVLSAGQWTFLGAGWTYGLAQEAALKMREAAGAWTEAYPAMEYRHGPMAITAPGRVAWLLGTAPAGLETDISRTGGTLVADGTRLDPMADLIRAQRLAVAVAESRNLNPDTPKNLTRSVILND; from the coding sequence ATGTCCGAGCCCTCTCTCACCCCCTCTCTCACCTCTGCGGAGATCACCACTCAGCCCGCCTGCTGGCGGCGCGCGACCGAGGCCGCGGCCGGGGCCGGGGCCGGGGCCTCGGCGCGCGCGACGGGCCTTCCACGCCCCGGGGAGCGGGTGGCCGTGACCGGCTGCGGCACCTCGTGGTTCATGGCCCAGGCGTACGCGGCGCTGCGGGAGGCGTCGGGGCAGGGGGAGACGGACGCCTTCCCGGCGTCGGAGTTCCCGGTGATGCGCACGTACGACCGGCTCGTGGTGATCACGCGGTCGGGGACGACGACGGAGGTGCTCGACCTGATCGAGGAGGTGCGCGAGCGCTGGGAAGTCTTCGCCCTGACCGCCGACCCGGCGTCGCCGGTGGTGCGCGCGGCCGACGAGGCCGCGGTGCTGGACTGGGCGGACGAGGAATCGGTGGTCCAGACCCGCTTCGCGACGACGGCGCTGGCGTACCTGCGGGCGGGCCTGGAGGCGAGCGGCGCGCTGCCGGCGGGGGTGAAGGGGATGGCAGAGGCGGCGACGGACGCGGAGACGGCGCTGAAGGACCCGCTGCCTCCCGAGGTGCTGTCCGCCGGTCAGTGGACCTTCCTGGGCGCAGGCTGGACGTACGGCCTCGCGCAGGAGGCGGCACTGAAGATGCGGGAGGCGGCGGGCGCGTGGACGGAGGCGTACCCGGCGATGGAGTACCGCCACGGCCCGATGGCGATCACGGCCCCGGGCCGCGTGGCCTGGCTCCTGGGCACCGCCCCGGCGGGCCTGGAGACGGACATCTCCCGCACGGGCGGCACCCTCGTGGCGGACGGCACCCGCCTGGACCCGATGGCGGACCTGATCCGCGCCCAACGCCTGGCGGTGGCGGTGGCGGAGTCCCGCAACCTGAACCCGGACACCCCGAAAAACCTGACAAGAAGCGTAATCCTGAACGACTGA
- a CDS encoding extracellular solute-binding protein, whose amino-acid sequence MQRRRFLGLTAAGAATAALAPALTACGSDSGSGSKTLRVVAADYGDSEANGSQKYWDALARAFEAENKGVKVDVSVLSWTEVDKKVAEMVAAGKAPDIAQIGAYADFAAAGKLYSADQLLTIPTQADIIAPIARAGEVARVQYGLPFVSSTRLLFYNKTLFAKAGIAKAPESWDELQAAAKKLQAAGVKVPYGLPLGPEEAPAETMMWMLSGGSGYTDHNGTYTINSDENVKTFEWLRDELVGKGLTGSLDPSRTNRQNVFDAFCRGEVGMLNGHPTLMKQAEAKGIKYGTAPLPGKSGKAKATMGVADWIMAFKASGHREEIGRFLDFVYTTKNVLGFTNQYDLLPVTTSASEKMAGDSGKKHLKPFLEQLENAEFYPVDKTSWAKVSKAFKEKIGSVVVKGGDPASVLGEIQREADATELAGNGK is encoded by the coding sequence GTGCAGCGGCGGCGGTTCTTGGGTCTGACGGCGGCAGGTGCCGCCACGGCGGCGTTGGCGCCCGCGCTGACAGCGTGCGGGAGCGACAGTGGCTCCGGCAGCAAGACGCTGCGCGTCGTCGCGGCCGACTACGGTGACAGCGAGGCGAACGGCTCCCAGAAGTACTGGGACGCCCTCGCCCGCGCCTTCGAGGCCGAGAACAAGGGCGTCAAGGTCGACGTCTCGGTCCTGAGCTGGACCGAGGTCGACAAGAAGGTCGCCGAGATGGTCGCGGCCGGCAAGGCCCCGGACATCGCGCAGATCGGCGCGTACGCCGACTTCGCCGCCGCCGGCAAGCTCTACAGCGCCGACCAGCTGCTGACCATCCCCACCCAGGCCGACATCATCGCCCCGATCGCCCGCGCGGGCGAGGTGGCCCGCGTGCAGTACGGCCTGCCGTTCGTCTCCAGCACCCGGCTGCTCTTCTACAACAAGACCCTCTTCGCCAAGGCCGGCATAGCCAAGGCCCCCGAGAGCTGGGACGAGCTTCAGGCCGCGGCCAAGAAGCTCCAGGCCGCGGGGGTCAAGGTTCCCTACGGGCTGCCGCTCGGTCCCGAGGAGGCGCCCGCCGAGACCATGATGTGGATGCTCAGCGGCGGCAGCGGCTACACCGACCACAACGGTACGTACACCATCAACTCCGACGAGAACGTCAAGACGTTCGAGTGGCTGCGCGACGAGCTCGTCGGCAAGGGCCTCACCGGCTCCCTCGACCCCTCCCGCACCAACCGCCAGAACGTCTTCGACGCCTTCTGCCGCGGTGAGGTCGGCATGCTCAACGGCCACCCCACGCTGATGAAGCAGGCCGAGGCCAAGGGCATCAAGTACGGGACCGCGCCGCTGCCGGGCAAGTCCGGCAAGGCCAAGGCCACCATGGGCGTCGCCGACTGGATCATGGCGTTCAAGGCGAGCGGCCACCGCGAGGAGATCGGCCGCTTCCTCGACTTCGTCTACACCACCAAGAACGTCCTCGGCTTCACCAACCAGTACGACCTGCTGCCGGTGACCACCAGCGCCTCCGAGAAGATGGCCGGCGACAGCGGCAAGAAGCACCTCAAGCCGTTCCTGGAGCAGCTGGAGAACGCCGAGTTCTACCCCGTCGACAAGACCTCCTGGGCGAAGGTCAGCAAGGCCTTCAAGGAGAAGATCGGCTCGGTGGTCGTCAAGGGCGGCGACCCCGCGAGCGTCCTCGGCGAGATCCAGCGCGAGGCCGACGCCACGGAGCTGGCCGGCAACGGCAAGTAG
- a CDS encoding DUF3263 domain-containing protein, with protein MLALERRAFSGPGAKERAVRERLGMTPTRYYQLLNALLDDPRALAHDPVTVNRLRRIRDARRERR; from the coding sequence GTGCTCGCCCTGGAACGCCGGGCCTTCTCCGGGCCCGGCGCCAAGGAGCGCGCCGTGCGGGAGCGGCTCGGCATGACGCCGACCCGCTACTACCAGCTGCTCAACGCCCTCCTGGACGACCCGCGGGCCCTCGCCCACGATCCGGTCACCGTCAACCGGCTGCGGCGCATCCGGGACGCCCGCCG